ATGGTTATGCTCGTAGAACTAATGTTCACTTCAATTCGACTTTGGCATATtgaataagaaataaaatattttctaatttaatatatatattctatTTTAGATACGAAGGCATGAAGCATGATGCTCGAGATTGACCAATTGATATTTTAGCAATTCCATCATTgtcattataatataaaaatcaagATATATAGTCACATTAAAAGATGACCAAATCTCTATAAGTACGAATTGCAATGCATGTCCCCTGTATCCACGTATCAATTATTACATTGAACATCACATTTTGCTCTAAAGCTTCAATCTCCCATTTCATCCATGGCTTCCGCTCTTGTAACTCGTCTTCATGAAATCTATGATAGAATTGCCAAGCTCGAGTCTTTGAAGCCTTCAGAAGATGTCAATACCCTCTTAACTCACCTCGTCAAACTATGCATCCCACCTTCGAATATTATTATCGAAGATTTATCACAAGCAATTCAGGACATGCGTATGAACCTCATAGTTCTTAGCGGCCATGCAGAAGGTTTACTAGAGCTTGAATTCGCGACATTCCTATCGAAAATCCCTCACCCGTTCAAGAACCTCGATCTCTTCCCTTATTATGGGAACTACGTCAAGCTAGCTGGGTTGGAGTACAAAATTCTTAGCGAACATGGGATGGTGCAGCCAAAGAAAGTAGCCTTTGTAGGCTCGGGTCCGTTGCCTCTAACCTCCATTGTAATGGCAACCCATCACATGAAATCCACTCATTTCGACAACTTCGATATCGATGAAGCGGCCAACTACGTGGCTCACCAAATAATCGCGTCAGATGACGAGCTCGAGAAGCGAATGAAGTTCTTGACACGCGACATAATGGATGTAACGGAGGAGCTAGGGGAATATGATTGTATATTTTTGGCAGCTTTGGTTGGGATAAGCAAAGAAGAGAAGTTTAAAATTGTTGGGCACATAAGGAAGTACATGAAGGGAGGTGGGTTATTGCTTGTGAGGAGTGCCAATGGAGCTAGGGCGTTTTTGTACCCTGTTGTGAAAGAGCTTGATTTGCCTGGTTTTGAGCTACTTTCAATCTTTCATCCCACTGATGAAGTCATCAACTCTGTTGTTCTCGTGAGGAAGCCCATTTTTCAAGATTAGAAGAACTCTAAAAATGTCATAATAGTTAGGGTTTTCGTACCCGAATTTTCACTTCAGTTCAATTCGAAagtttgaagctcaaaaaaaaaaCTGGGTTTTACTTTAACTTACTGTATCAAGCTTGGTATGTTATTTCTTTTCATAATTTTCTTGTTTCAAAGATGCtatatatatgtttgtatttCCCTACTTTTCATGTTACTACATTATCAGTTTCACTTTCGTAAGCACATTGTAATCCAAATCATTTTTCGAATATTCTAATCCGCAAAAAtccaattcaaatatgctaaaattctttatatatagaaaataaaaattataaccaTTTTGTAATCTAAATCTATATCCATTATCCAAATAAACAAGttgaattcaaaatattttaagtttaaatttgcaATATTTAAATATGCAAAAGACAGATTAAATATTTGAATCTGCAATTCAAATTGTCATCTCGAATTgagttatttaaattttaaatttttaactaatttaaatttcacttattttaactttaaatCATTCTAAACTTGTAATATTTcgagtttataatattttaaattcaaataattttaagTTTACATGTTATTACTTTTTATAATCAAATCAATTTACATCTGTTTAGATTTAAATTAGTCGGATTGAATTTCACATTCTAATGGACACGTTGTCAACATACATCTGAGACGCAACAGAGATCAAAGGAGTGACAGAGGAAACATTTGAACAACATCGGGGAAACATTGACATTGTAAGGCCCTAAAAATTATGGGACGAAAGAGAGTTGTGTAAGGCCCAAAAATTAAATTCTCTTACTCAACCCTATTCGTGCCGGATAACCCaatgtataaattttatattttaccattataattaaaaaaactaattttatcactaaaattttaattcaagTTTGTCTAGTTCTAGAAACAGTCTTATTTTAAAGACGATTAAGACAAGTTGAATATGGAAAACCTAACAATTACTCTAACATTTAATCAGATTTTATTAGAATTATGTGACTCGAATTCCGTTTAATCAGGTCCGAAAAATTTAAGATGCAACTCacttgttaaaaaaataaaatagggttacgagtcTTTAAGACCccaaaattttgacaattttttttCTTAGGAACACATACAAGATTCGTCACTACAAAGAGGATAATAGTAACCTCACGATTAATTACTTCATTTATGAATTTCATAGTAATAGAAATGCATGTCCTACCGAAATAGAATTTGTAACTTGTTATCCTCTTGCCTAGCGAGCAAGGATTTACCTCCATAGAAAAGATGATTCGTTCGGATCTGCATAAAAGTCCAACTCCGTTGCATTGCCAGAATCCATGTTGTATATTTGAAAAAGGTTGACCTCTTTGCTTCTCTCATGGTACAATCCTCTTCCCGCTGAGCCCCCTTTTTCCTCGATCCACAGAGACAAAACCGTATAGGACTATATTTCTTCTATTAGACATTGATTATAATAAGGTtgtttaacttttaaaatatgtGTAGTCGAAAACCTTTTGTATCGTGGTTGTTTTTCAACATTCATAAATCTATTCTTTTGTCagtggttttttttttataagaaTTTTTTACGTAAAACCTGCGTATTCTTAGTTTTTCTTTCTTACCACTTTACAATCACTCCTACTATCATTATTAAcgtataatatatttaattttttttagtaaatCCAATTCAATTTAATGATTGAGTTTTCTCAGTTGTAATAAGCTTACGtaaaaatttcatatattatcAATCAACTAGACAAATGTGAACCCTAGTGAAGGGAAAGCATATAATAGAAGTTGAAAGTGTTACCGCGTCGAGGGATGCCTGAGGTCCCTTCTCAATACGTAAGATATTGGTATCCAGTGTGTCCACAGCTTTGCATGCATCAATGAGTTTGATTTTTTCAACAACTTTGGTTCAAATAGTTCATAGTCAATTTATTCTTCAACCTCTATCTAGAAAACAAAAACGTATATGTGTAGATTAATATAATGATTCCTCAACAATTTTAATCTACTTTATTTACATTCCTTTATCAATTAAATAAACAATGATTAAAGGAAATTTGTTCATTAATGGGATCAAATAAAATACATCCATTTCATTTTGTATTTATCTAACaaacattttaattaataattttgttaTACGTATACCAGGTGAAGCTATAAATTTTCTTTGGAAGGTCGAATTAAATTatgtattttatgaaaaataaaataaaatattatcgttatattaatttatatatttatatatttgaaagaattaaatttaaattttatcattttgagaAGGTCAAAGtacaatttgataatttactaatttataattttataaaatctaagaaaaaaaattctattttctCATTTTAAGGGGGGCTTTGGCCACTGCCATCCCCCTTAGTGTTGCCTTTGCCCATATCTCGTGACTTTCCAACATTGAAATATACTCTGTGAGTTAAGGTCACTTACAAAAACAATATCTTAGAGACCCTCTACCTCGAGGGCCCATAGTAAGGCGAGTAGATATATATTGTGTGGACACCCACCATTGATGCATCATATTTACTCGTTGTCTTGACATAACAACCCATACCTAGGAGGAAGAGACATTAGTAGATCGATTAGGCTccaaaaaatataaaactaataAGAGAACAACACGTGGAGCTTTGAAAAAGACTAGCAACACTTTTTATAAGATTCTCTAAGCCGAAGAATGAGCCCCTCTCTGTCTCCAAAAACTTTAGACCTCAAATGCTTCTCCTTCTCTCAATTACCATCGCTTACAACTACTTACAACTCTTCATTTACCATGTAAACTATCATTAATCAATATAATTCCATCTTACTATCAACAAGCTCAAAAATAGTTTTATGTTCAATAATAACTTAAATTTCACTTGTTGTTTATActtttatatgtatatgtttaaATTTGTATCTTACTTCTTTAGAAACATATTTTTTATACTTGTTCATgaacatatattttaattttatatgttgACGTTTGAACATATATTTGATTTTAAATATACTTAAAAATAAGGAGAATAAGTGTATAATAAATTCCATGCAACATCCATAAATAATTACACGATGCCTTATTTATTGATAACATTTCATAATACTATTCACTGATAATATCTTATAACAAACGTGTATCAAATATTATTCTTTGAATATGAACaagatttttcatttatttattgccTTAAGCAACAAGTATTTTCTTTATTTGAACCGAAAAGAGTCATCATCTAAAAATAAAGCATGTTGTAAATCTCAAATttgaatattaaacttatttaaaagattactaaataataaaaatttaagtcTTTTATTAGTTATTAGTAGTTCAACATCTAGAAAGAAAAAGGGTTAATCATTACTATTTCTTGGTTTGCTACATATTAGCATTAAAAATAACTTGATTTTGTTTTCGATACACAAATATGGGTTTTATTAGTTttgactttttttatttttaatatttatttacctctttaaaatattttattgtaaTTAAATTAGTTGAGAATTTTCACACT
Above is a genomic segment from Gossypium arboreum isolate Shixiya-1 chromosome 8, ASM2569848v2, whole genome shotgun sequence containing:
- the LOC108469508 gene encoding nicotianamine synthase-like, whose amino-acid sequence is MASALVTRLHEIYDRIAKLESLKPSEDVNTLLTHLVKLCIPPSNIIIEDLSQAIQDMRMNLIVLSGHAEGLLELEFATFLSKIPHPFKNLDLFPYYGNYVKLAGLEYKILSEHGMVQPKKVAFVGSGPLPLTSIVMATHHMKSTHFDNFDIDEAANYVAHQIIASDDELEKRMKFLTRDIMDVTEELGEYDCIFLAALVGISKEEKFKIVGHIRKYMKGGGLLLVRSANGARAFLYPVVKELDLPGFELLSIFHPTDEVINSVVLVRKPIFQD